TTGCAGACAAACTTCGTTTGTGGGAAGCAGCATATTCCTTTGCTTTTTCAATAACAATTTTATCCAGCTTTAAGGTTAATTTCGTATCCATAACAATATCAAGTGTACGTGGAAATATAATAAATTGATACGTAAAAAAAACAGTCAGGTCTGAGCATTCATACTCAACCTGACTGCGCGATAAGTAGCTAAATTCTAACCGCTAATAACTAACGCCTAAAACTCATCCTTTCAATTCCTCTTTTAAGAAAAACCCGGTATAACTTCCTTTGACTTTCGAAACTTTTTCAGGCGTTCCCTCGGCAATAATTTTTCCTCCTAACGCCCCACCTTCCGGACCAAGATCAATTACGTAATCTGAGACTTTGACAACATCGAGATTATGTTCAATAATCAAAACCGTATTTCCTTTTTCAACAAGTTTGTCAAGAACCACCAGAAGATGTTTTATATCCTGAAAATGCAGACCGGTTGTCGGCTCATCCAAAATGTACAGCGTTTTACCGGTATCACGTTTTGACAATTCCTCAGACAATTTCACACGTTGTGCTTCACCACCTGAAAGTGTCGTAGCATGTTGGCCAAGTGTTATATACCCTAAACCTACGTCAAAAAGTGTTTGAACTTTTCTCAAAATCCGGGGCTGATTTTCAAAGAAATCCAGAGCCGTTTCAACCGTCATATCCAGAATATCCGCAACAGATTTTCCTTTAAATCGAACTTCCAAAGTTTCACGATTGAAACGTTTTCCTTTGCAGGTTTCACAGTTCACATGCACATCCGGAAGAAAATCCATTTCAATACGCTTCATTCCTGCACCTTCACAATCCTCACATCTTCCGCCTTTTACGTTGAAAGAAAAACGGCCAGGTTTGTAACCCCGGATTTTAGCTTCCGGCAATTCTGCAAAAAGTGTACGGATATCTGTGAAAAGATTGGTGTAAGTAGCCGGATTTGAACGTGGAGTTCGTCCGATTGGCGACTGATCAACTTCAATAACTTTATCAATATTTTCCAAACCTTCAATCGATTTATAAGCAAGCGGTTCTCTTCTTGACTTATAAAAATGATGGTTCAATAACGGAAAGAGTGTTTCGTGAATCAAAGATGATTTTCCACTTCCACTAACTCCCGTAACAGAAATCATCGTTCCCAAAGGAAATGCCATTGTCACATTTTTAAGGTTATGGCCTGTACATCCTCTTAATGAAAGATAATTTCCATTTCCTTTCCGACGAACTTTGGGAATTTCAATTTTTTGTCTTCCGCTCAAATAATCAGCGGTTGAAGAACCGTTTTTCAGAAATTCCTCAGGCGTTCCGGCACCTACTACATTTCCACCATGACGGCCTGCACCCGGACCAATATCAACAATATAATCGGAAGCAAGCATCATATCTTTATCATGCTCAACTACCAATACCGTATTGCCAAGATCACGCAGACTTTTCAAAGAATTGATAAGTCTGACATTATCCCGTTGATGAAGTCCGATACTCGGCTCATCCATAATATATAAAACTCCGGTAAGCTGTGTTCCAATTTGTGTTGCCAATCGGATACGCTGCGCTTCTCCACCCGAAAGGGTACGAAGGGCACGGTTCAAAGTCAGATAATCAAGGCCAACGTCCAATAAGAAACCAACCCGTTTCCGAATTTCTTTTAAAACCTCGTGACCAATGATTTTTTGTCTTTCTTCAAGCCGATCTTCAAGACCTTCCAGCCAGTTTGACAAATCACGTACATCACGATTTGACAAATCAGCAATATCTTTTCCGTCTACCTTGAAATGCAAAGATTCTTTTCTCAAACGCTTGCCATTACATTCCGGACAAGTATTGATGGTCATGAAATCTTTAAGCCAATCCTGGATTTTATCATTTCCGGTTTCCTGCTGACGTTTCAGGAAATTGATAATTCCATCAAATTTGGTATCCCATTCTGTTCCCGGATATTTTTTTGAAGGAACCGCCACAGGCTCCTCACTTCCATAAAGCACAACTTTTATTGCCTCTTCCGGAAATTTTTCGAGTGGTGTGGTAAGATTTACTTTGAAAGGTTTCAGCAAAACTTCCAGTTGTTTGAAAATCCAGGCTTCCCGATATTCTCCCATCGGTGCAATTCCACCCTTACTAATGGATAGAGAACGATCCGGCATGATGGAATCTTCCGTAATTTCTTCAACCAAACCTAATCCCTGGCAAGTAGGGCACCAGCCATAAGGCGAGTTGAACGAAAAGTTGTTGGGAGAAGGATCATCATAACTGATCCCCGATTCCGGATCCATCAGGTTTTGAGAGAAATAGTAGGTTTCTCCCTTTTCATCCAAAACCATCAAAGCACCTTTTCCCTGCTTGATTGCTGTTGCCACCGATTGGCTCAACCGGAATCTCGACTGCGGATCTTCCTTTTCAGTTTTTGGAACAACCCGGTCCACCACAATTTCAATATCATGAACCTTGTAACGATCCAGCTGCATTTTTGGAACAATATCCTGCACTTCTCCATCGACACGCACTTTGGTATAACCTAAGCGTGCAATCTGAACAAAAAGCTCACGGTAATGTCCTTTTCTTCCTTTTACGGCAGGCGCTAAGAGAATTGTTTTTTGTCCTAAAAACTGTGTCATTAGCTGGTTCACAATCTGATCCTGCGATTGCTTCACCATTTTTCTGCCTGTAACATAAGAATAAGCTTCGCCTGCTCTTGCGTATAGTAACCTCAGGAAGTCATAAATTTCTGTAACTGTTCCAACGGTTGAACGCGGATTTCGCGAAGTTGTTTTTTGTTCAATACTGATAACCGGCGACAATCCACTGATTTTATCCACATCCGGCCGCTCCATTTCTCCGATAAATCCACGGGCGTAAGCTGAAAAACTTTCCATATAACGCCTTTGACCTTCCGCATAAATCGTATCAAAAGCCAGGGAAGATTTACCACTGCCGCTGATTCCAGTCACCACGACCAGTTTATTCCGTGGAATATTGACATCAATATTTTTCAAATTATGCTCACGTGCGCCCTGTACTTCTATCAGGTCCTGCTCTGCGAGTTCAATTCCATTCAAATCTTTCAAA
The sequence above is drawn from the Dyadobacter subterraneus genome and encodes:
- the uvrA gene encoding excinuclease ABC subunit UvrA; its protein translation is MKDLNGIELAEQDLIEVQGAREHNLKNIDVNIPRNKLVVVTGISGSGKSSLAFDTIYAEGQRRYMESFSAYARGFIGEMERPDVDKISGLSPVISIEQKTTSRNPRSTVGTVTEIYDFLRLLYARAGEAYSYVTGRKMVKQSQDQIVNQLMTQFLGQKTILLAPAVKGRKGHYRELFVQIARLGYTKVRVDGEVQDIVPKMQLDRYKVHDIEIVVDRVVPKTEKEDPQSRFRLSQSVATAIKQGKGALMVLDEKGETYYFSQNLMDPESGISYDDPSPNNFSFNSPYGWCPTCQGLGLVEEITEDSIMPDRSLSISKGGIAPMGEYREAWIFKQLEVLLKPFKVNLTTPLEKFPEEAIKVVLYGSEEPVAVPSKKYPGTEWDTKFDGIINFLKRQQETGNDKIQDWLKDFMTINTCPECNGKRLRKESLHFKVDGKDIADLSNRDVRDLSNWLEGLEDRLEERQKIIGHEVLKEIRKRVGFLLDVGLDYLTLNRALRTLSGGEAQRIRLATQIGTQLTGVLYIMDEPSIGLHQRDNVRLINSLKSLRDLGNTVLVVEHDKDMMLASDYIVDIGPGAGRHGGNVVGAGTPEEFLKNGSSTADYLSGRQKIEIPKVRRKGNGNYLSLRGCTGHNLKNVTMAFPLGTMISVTGVSGSGKSSLIHETLFPLLNHHFYKSRREPLAYKSIEGLENIDKVIEVDQSPIGRTPRSNPATYTNLFTDIRTLFAELPEAKIRGYKPGRFSFNVKGGRCEDCEGAGMKRIEMDFLPDVHVNCETCKGKRFNRETLEVRFKGKSVADILDMTVETALDFFENQPRILRKVQTLFDVGLGYITLGQHATTLSGGEAQRVKLSEELSKRDTGKTLYILDEPTTGLHFQDIKHLLVVLDKLVEKGNTVLIIEHNLDVVKVSDYVIDLGPEGGALGGKIIAEGTPEKVSKVKGSYTGFFLKEELKG